AATGcgaaaccccccccccccccccccccaaaatatCAATATGTAAAAGTTCAAAAGGCATGATAGTTGAAATTTCACTTATTGGAAATGGAGATCTCGTTTGTTTGGCTAGAGGGCACACAAGACAATTATTGGAAATACAAGAACCAAGGGTAAGAGTAAAGAGTGAAGTATGTCGAAGGGCTTGATCAGAGAGGTGGCCTAGGCGTTGATACCAAAGGTGTGGTGATATTTTCTGAACAACATGAGTGGTGGATATGGTAGGTCTTCTGTTGGTGCTGTCCAAAAAATATAGGCCTTCTCGTTCACTCcccgtcccaatcatcttccccgaaCGAAGGTCCTGAATCACACAAAAATGGCTTAGAAAAATCGTGATACACAAGGACTGATAGGCAAGCTGACTAATGGAGATTAGATTGAGCTGGAAAGTGGGGACACAAAGAACATCATGTAAGACAAAATCTGTGGAAAATTGCATGGTCCCTATGTGTGTTACTGCGGCATAGGTACCATCGGGCTGTTTCACGGTCTTATTCCTAACAGGCACAGAAGAGGTTAACAAAGTATGTGAGGTAATTATGTGATCTGTGGCACCGCTATCCAAGATTCATGATGATTTCTGACCATGAGAAGTGAAGGAAAAAGCTTTACCTGAGAGATCATTTAGAGAAGAATTTTTACCAACATTGTGCGCCTTGGCTTTGTTGTTATTGAGCATGGTCATTATTTGCTTGCACTGATCTGGTGTGAATGGGAAGGAAGTTGACAATTCCTATCTGTCAAGATTACTTGAAACATTGTTACCCCTGGATTTCTCCTGCTTAGGATGGCTTCTTTGTTGCTCCGGATCCGCCCTTTTCAGTTTTCGACAATAATCTATCGTATGGCCTTTCCAGCCACAATATTCACATTTCAAATGGGCACGGCAAGCTTCAGTGGTGTGATTGTTTTTGTTGCAGCGAGTACACTTCACATCAGCATATTTCTTGTTGAAGTCGGGTCCCTTGGCCGCAAACACAGCAGCCTCCTGTACTGATGATTTTCCTGCAATAGCATCATGTTGCTTCTCATGTTGTAGCACAAGAGAGTATACCTTATTGACGGGTGGAAGTGGATCCATTAAGAGGATTTGATCCTTCACTGACCTGAAGGTTTCATTAAGTCCCATGAGAAACTAATGGCCTTTTGATTTTGCTGAAAGGCCAACACATGTTACAAGGTGTTATAGTCGCAATCTGGTAGGCTGATCACAGCATCTCTTTCGTCCCATAATGCTTTGAGTTTGGTGAAATAAGAACTCACAGTTATTGTTCCTTGGGTGCAATCATGAATCGCGCTCTCAATGTGATACAGTTGCATATTGTTCGTTTGAGAGAAACGTTCTTTGAAGTCCTCCCAAACTTGATACGCAAGATCACAGTAAATAATACTTGATTGAATTTCCGGTGATATGGAGTTTACTAACCATGTTTTAACTAAACTGTTGCATCGATCCCATTGATGCAAGTTTGCTGCAGCGACCTTCTTTTCTGGTTTCTTGAAAGTTCCATCAACGAAACTCAacttgtttttggctttcaaTGCTCCAATCATCGCCCTGCTCCAGGTGTTGTAGTTGTCTAGAGTGAGCGGCTGAGAAACAAGCATCATTCCCGGCTGATCAGAATGATGTAGGTAATAAGCATGGTTGACATCATAAGTGGTTGCCTCCGTTGAACCAGATGGGTTCAGTTTATCATTGTGCTCTGCCATGGTGGGCGGCTAGGGTTTAATATTTTCTTCGGTCCCAAGATTATTTCTCTGGTACCATGTAGAAAACCAATATGgttttaaataattgtttttgtaTTGAATGATAGAGAAAAAGAATACAGCTCAACCTATATACACAAGCTAAGCGCTAAACTAGGTAATTACAAGTTGACTTATGAAACAAGAAACTAATTTAATACAAAGACACTTTCCTATAGAGCCAAAGCCTCATCCCTGATTGTCGCAATCTGTTAAGATGGTATCAATCCCCCGGACGATCCTCAGTGTTATCTCTTCCGCTGAAGATTAAAGAACTGGAGATTTCATTGCAGTTCTTAGAGGCTTGCTGATCAGTTTTCTACGATTCTTGGCTCGTTGGATCTTGTATCAGGTCGTTTATTTTCTTCCTTTACTTTCTGCACATCAAGTGTTTGTGTTTATGCATCCGTGTAGATATAAGAATTGGGgtgtttcttttggttttttcgTATCTAGGTTTCTTTCTGTACATGATTAAGGCCGATGCCAAGAGTTGTTGATGGTAGAAGAACTGTATGTGTTTCTGTGAATCAAGAAGGCTGATGCCAAATGTATGAGCTTGTTGTCTTGAGAAGTTGATAATTGTTGGAGTTAAAAGGATTAGTAATTGAAGTTGAATGTTGTTATGCTGTGATTtgcaaattctaaatttcttgaCAGATTGGTGTAAATTGTGATCAATTGTTGAAGATTGGTGTTTGTTGTGAAAAGAATTAAGTGATCAAGATGTCTGATAAATCAGTACGCATTTAAAGTTTGCTTGGGATGTTAACTGTGAAGTTGCAAGATGACAATTTTGTTAAGTGTAATTATCAGTTTTAGTTAGTTTTAAGAGGGTATGATTTCTTGGAGTTCTTTAGTGGTGAATCTCTTTGCCCACCAAAGTTTGTGATTGATACTGAGACTGGAGTGACTAAAGAAATAACAGAGGCTTATAAATCTTTGGTTCAGAAGGATATAGCACTATTGAGTTTGTTGATTGCTACTCTATCAGATGATGTTATGGAATATGTAATAGGGTGTAAGACATCAAATAAGGCTTGGACAAATTTACAAGACAGATATGCTTCTGTGTCAAGGGCTAGAATCAATCAACTCAAAATCGaatttcatacaattcaaaagGGAAGTGACTGTATTGACAAGGATTTGCTCAAGTTAAATGCTATTCGTGATTAACTTTTGTCTGCAGGGGAGAAAGTTAATTATAATGATTTGGTTATAACTGCCCTATCTGGATTACCTTTTGTCTGCAGGGGAGAAAGTCAAAATCGAATTATAATGAGTTTGATATGATTAAAACTATTGTTTTAGCAAGAGAGACTTCTATTCCTTTGAAAGATTTTAGAGCATAGTTGATTGGTGTTGAATCTGCTATAGAAGCAAGAATCACTACTTTGGCAAGTGGCATGGTTGCAATGTAAGTTCAAGAAGACCATTCAAAAGGTGGCAATCAGAATTCAGGGTATTCACAAGGAGAAAGCTCAAATGCAAGATCAAGATCTGGTGATAATTAAGGGTATCAAGCGAATAATAGGTTTCAGAACATAAATGGGTATAATTCTTCCCAGTTCTACAATAGGAATGGTTATGGTTCTACAATGGGACAAAAGGGTCACAGTGCTTTGGAATGCAGACATAGGAATAACTATTCTTATCAAGGTGCACTTTCACCTCCTTCTCTCACTGCTTATTCAGCTCAAGCTCCAACACAGGTCTCTGCAGCTAAATTTGGACAACATGCACAAGGAACTATATGAGATATCTGTGAATGTGTTTTCAAGAAGGTTTGTTGCTGGTTCAAATAAGGCAATTGCATTACTTGGAAAAGCGGTGACAGTTTCAGTTTGGCACAAGGGACTTCGGCACCCATCTGAGGAAGTATTCTCTGCTATTCTTAGAAATTTTAGACATTCTGTTAGTGAGGATCTTTCACCTTCAGTTTGTTCTTCATGTTTGTCTAGAAAAATGTGTAGGCAACTATCGATTTACCTCTTTTTATCAGATcgatttaccctt
This Pyrus communis chromosome 6, drPyrComm1.1, whole genome shotgun sequence DNA region includes the following protein-coding sequences:
- the LOC137736130 gene encoding uncharacterized protein, which produces MAEHNDKLNPSGSTEATTYDVNHAYYLHHSDQPGMMLVSQPLTLDNYNTWSRAMIGALKAKNKLSFVDGTFKKPEKKVAAANLHQWDRCNSLVKTWLVNSISPEIQSSIIYCDLAYQVWEDFKERFSQTNNMQLYHIESAIHDCTQGTITVSSYFTKLKALWDERDAVISLPDCDYNTLSVKDQILLMDPLPPVNKVYSLVLQHEKQHDAIAGKSSVQEAAVFAAKGPDFNKKYADVKCTRCNKNNHTTEACRAHLKCEYCGWKGHTIDYCRKLKRADPEQQRSHPKQEKSRGNNVSSNLDR